The Atribacter laminatus genome contains the following window.
TCGCGACCATTGAGTACTCCAGGCACTCTCAATTTTCCACCATCTTGAATCCCGGCAGGAATACTGATATCAACCGTCTTTTTTCTTTTGACGATCCCCCGGCCATTACAAGTAGAACAATTCTGATTCTGACCCCCACATTGAGGACAAGATTCTTCGAATTCCAAATGAAAATTCTTCCGAGTTCCTAAAATGCTTTCCATAAAGCTAATTTCTATCGGATGGGAGGAAGATTCTGCTACATGCTCTTGAGGATATCCATTCATCCAATCATTTCTTTTGGTAGAACGAAAACGAGTCGTATGAGTTCGAGCACTGGAACCTCCAAATAAATCGCCAAAAAATGTTCGGAAAAAGTCGCTGAAATCTGTCCCTTCAAAGTTGGAAGAATAGGTCTGCTGGTATGAGGTTCCACCTGATCCATATTTGTTATAATAGTCTTTCCAAAATTGCTCAGTATCTCTTTGACCATAGCTATTCCAAGCTGATCCCAGTTCATCGTATCTTTTTCGCTTTTCTGGATCGCCCAAGACTTCATAGGCTTCGTTTATTTCTTTGAAGCGCTTTTCTGCATCTTTGTTTCCGGGATTGAGGTCGGGATGATACTTGCGAGCCAATCGACGATAGGTTTTTTTTATTTCTTTATCATCAGCATTTCTATTTAAACCTAATATTTGGTAGTAATCTTTAAATTCCATGGAGTTTCATCCCCCTTACCGGAAATACTTTTTTGAAATTATTTAACACAAAGAAGGGATGGTTTTAACCATCCCTTCTTTTCTAAGCAACTTATTCTCTCAACATAACCGATTCATTCATGTTATTCAGTTTGAATGGATACCTTTCTGGGTTTTAATTCCATCGGTTTTGGTAGGTGTATTTCTAAAACCCCATCTCGATAAGAAGCTGATATTTTTTCGGTTTCAACAGGCAAATTGAGTTGAAAAGTTCTTGAAAAAGGACCTATGACTCTTTCTCTGCGCAAGTATTTTCTCTGGTTAGACTGGTCGAGCTTCTTTTCGCCCTTAAGGGTAAGTTGGTCGCCATTAATTGTGATATCAACCTCTTTTTGACTCACCCCTGGCAGATCTACCCAGAGAATAATTTCATTCTCATCTTCGGTTATATCCACCACCGGAACCCAAGCTTCATTTGGTGATGGTTGTCTCTCTCGTTGAACCAAACTGTCATCAAACAGCCGATTTATCCGATCCTGCAAAAGAGTTAAATCAGCAAAGGGATCAAAACGATTCACAATAATCACCATTCCTTTCTTTGATGTTGTTTGACTTTGACATTTAAAAGTATAAGACTTGATAAAATGATTGTCAAGGGTACAAAGGAAAAAATTTAAATGCGGGATGAAAAATTTGGTTTATAAGCCCAGTTGAGGTGATATTTTTTGCATTGCGTGCAAGGCAATCAACAAAAAATCATTCAGGTTTAACTGTAGATCATTACAAGTTTGGATTTGGTTACGGTCGGCGCCTCGAGCAAAACTCTTTTCTTTGAAGCGGTTAAATAGAAAATCAAGATCCAATCCACTAAGAGTCCGATTCGGATGTATCAGAGCACAGGCAACGATAAATCCACTAACCGGGTCCACCGCGTATAATGCTTTTTCTAAAACACTATTCGGAACATGGCCAGTTGCAGGATTGTGGGAGCGTAATGCAGCAATAACGTTATCCGAAAGACCAGCTTCACTTAATATCCGTGCGCCTTCTATACCATGGGATTCGGGGCAATCCTTAGTGATTTCATAATCTATATCGTGCAATAACCCAACCAAGGCCCACTCTTCAGGGTCTTGGTTGTAACCAGGTGCTAGATCCTTCATAATTGCTTCACAGGCTAAGCAATGTTTTAACAGATTCTGGTTCTTTAAATATTTTTTAAGCAGCGCTAAGGCATCGTTTCGATTCATCAATTATTTTCTCAGCTGACTCATTGGGTTAATTGCAGTTCCTTTTTGGCGAATTTCAAAATGGCAATGATTCCCGGTAGCATTGCCCGTTGCACCTACTCGTGCTATCGGATCGTTTTGATTGACTCTCTGACCTCTGGTTACTAAGTTGACACTGTTATGAGCATAGACAGTTTGATCACCATTGGCATGAGTAATGATTACCATTCGTCCATAATTTCCTCTGGTACCGGAAAAAGTAACTACTCCACTCTGGGCAGCTCGAATAATCGTTCCTGATGGAGCACAAATATCAATGCCGTTATGCATTCGCCCTCCGCGCATGCCAAAGGGTGAACTAACTCGTCCCATAACCGGCCAGATATATCCTCTTTGTGATTCGCCGTAACCATCAGAAACATAGGTTGGAATGCGGATCTGCTGACCTATTCTCAATCGGCTTTGCTGATTTAATCCATTAACATTCATCAATAAATCCAAAGATACTCGATAACGTCGGGCTATGGACCAGAGACTATCACCCGATTGTACCTGATAGTTTTGGTATTTGTTCGAGGTGTCTCCAGGAGAAGGTCTTTTTTCACTTGACGAAACCCAGATTTTTTGATTAATCTGTAACCGGTCAGCACTCTTCAAATTATTGACTTTCATCAAAGTATTAACACTCACTCCGTGCTTCCGGGAAATATTCCATAGGGTGTCCCCTGAAACGACTGTATAATAAAATCCTTCTTCCCCTGCGGTTTGGTTTTTCTGACCATTTTGAGCGACCAAAACCTGAGGCGCTTCATTATGCTGGGTTGGAATCTTCAATTTCATACCAACTTGGAGAATCGAATCCTCAGAAAGATTATTCGCAGTCATAATGGTTTTAATGCTAACTCCAAAAACCCTGGAGATGGTCCACAAAGAATCACCTTTCTTAATTTCATAGGATTGAATAACTGTGGTTGCCGCTTGGTTCTTCGTAGATTGGGTTGTTCCTTGATGATTTTGTGATCCAGAGATTATGATCTTTTGGCCAATCCTTAATATCGAGCTCTCGGTAAGATTGTTGTCTTTAAAAATTTTTTCCTGAGAAACACCATATTTCTTAGCAATTGACCAGATATTATCTCCGGCGCATACTGTGTGAGTAGTGGTTTCTTGGCTGCTTTCTTCCTGACTTTTATCAATTAAAATTTTTTGTCCTATTTTTAATATTGAATTTTTATTCAAGGCATTCATTTCCATTAAGCTTTCTAAGGAAACTTGATAATGTCTTGAAATACTCCATAAGTTATCTCCGGCTTGAACAGTGTGATATGTGGATGCCAAACCCTCTAGGGAAATCGCCATAAGAAACAGACCAATTAAAAAGATACCAAAAAACGACTTCACTAGAGTGGGTGATGATTTCTCATTCCACATTTTTTCACCTCTCCAAAGTCAGATTAAAAGAATATTCACCAAAGGAAAATTCACGAGTAAAAACATTTTGGAGTGAATTTTCATATAAAATTTCATAAGCTAAAGTTTCATCTTGTATAAACTGCTCATTCTCTTGAATGAGAATCCTGGCTATTTGATTGGTCCCATCATTCACTCCAATTCGGATTCGATCCTCAACTTCAAACCCAGCTTCTTTTCTTAATAACTGAATTTGATGAACTAAATCTCGAAGATATCCTTCTCTCAAGAGAAAATCATTTAATTGAGTATCAAGAACGACTGCATACCCCTCCATGCTTTCCACCGAAACCGAACCACTCGCTTTCAATAGGATATCAACTTCTTGTCGTTCAATCAACACTTTTTCCCCAGAAACGAAAATAAATAAATGTCCTTCTTCCAAAAGCTGAAGAGCAGTTTGTCGATCAACCTGAGACAGAGCGCGTGCAACCTCCTTTACCTTAGAACCATGTTTAGGGCCTAAAACCGAAAAACGAGGTTTTAAAATTAGTTCTATTCCTTCAGGAAGCGTCGCTGTCCACTGTGCTTCTTTGACATTTAACTCTTCCTGGATAATATCTTCAAATTGTATTGCTCCTTCTCGCTCTTTTTGATTCGGAATCACCAAAATCGCCTTAGACAAAGGCTGTCTAATTTTGATATTCACTTTATTCCGAACCGAACGTCCCAATATGGTAATTTTTCGAGCAACTTCCATAAAAAGAAGTAAATCGGAATCGACCCGTAAGGAATTAGATGATGGATAATCTTCAAGGTGGACGCTCTCTTTTCGATGACTATTATTTTTATTTAAACTATCATAAACCATTTCTGCAACAAAAGGGATAAAGGGAGCGACCGCTTTCGCCAATTCAGACAATATTTCATATAGGGTATAATAGGCAGCTCGTTTGTCATCGTCCCATTCAGATTTCCAAAATCTCCTTCGAGATCGGCGAATATACCAATTGCTTAAATCTTCAATTACAAAATTTTCAATCGCCTTAGCGGCTCGTGATACTTCGTAATCATCCAGCCAATCCCGAACTTGTTGAACCATGGTTTCAAAACGAGAAATTATCCATCGGTCGAGTACATTACGGTTCTTGAATTCAGTGACAACATCTGCTTTCGGTTCAAAACCATCAGCGTTAGCGTAAAGAACAAAGAAATGAAAAACATTCCAGAAAGTCGTAAAAAATTTACTATAAACTTCTCCAAGCGTTTGTTTGCCAAATCGTTTTGGCACCCATGGTGGTGATACAGAAAAAACGTACCAGCGAAGGACATCGGCGCCATAGGAAGATACCAACTCCCAAGGGCTAACCACATTCCCGATATGTTTACTCATTTTCTGCCCCTTTTCATCCAGTCCCAGTTCGGTTACTAAACAATTTTTAAAAGCTGGGCTTTGGAAAAGGATGCTGGCTAAAACATGGAGACTATAAAACCAACCCCGGGTCTGATCGATAGCTTCACAAATAAAATCAGCTGGAAAAAGACTGGAAAAACGCTCCTGATTTTCAAAAGGATAGTGATTTTGGGCAACAAACATCGCTCCCGAGTCAAACCAGCAATCAAGAACCTCTGGAGTTCTTCTCATCTCTCCTCCACACTGAGAACAGGTTAAAGTTATGGCATCGACATACGGCCGATGAAGTTCAATTTGATCTATTTGCTGATTCGCACGCTGGTTAAGTTCTTGTCTTGATCCTATAGCTTCTTGATAACCGCAGCTTTCACATTTCCAAATATTAAGAGGAGTACCCCAATATCGTTCCCGGCTTAAAGCCCAATCTACTACGTTCTCCAAGAAATTTCCAAACCTACCGCTTTGAATGTGTTCTGGATGCCAATGAACTTTAAGGTTATTTTCTAACAAAGTATTTTTAACCGCTGTAGAACGAATGAACCAACTTCCTTTGGCATAATACAGGAGTGGGGTATCGCAACGCCAACAAAAGGGATAGGTATGGCGATGGGTTTCTTGTCGATACAACTGGCCAGTTGATTGAAGATATTTTATAATTAAAGGATCAGCGTCTTTTACCCAAAGACCCTGCCAGAGTGGTACGCTTTCATCATAAGTCCCATCAGCTTTAACCGGATGGAGCACAGGAAGGTCATGGATTTGCGCCAACCTCATATCGTCTTCTCCAAAAGCTGGTGCTATGTGAACAATTCCAGTTCCTTCTTCGGTTGAAACGAAGTCTCCGTGATATACTTTATACCCTTTTTTTGCCGTTAAAAAGGCCATAAGAGGATGATAGGACATGCCAATTAGTTCTTTCCCCTTCATTTCTTTAATCAGGGTATATTCTTCAGGTTGAAACAGTACTTCCAAACGTTCACGATTGAGGATGAAATGCCTGCCGGTCTCATTTTCTTGAATTTCCACATAATTGAGGTCTTGGCCAACTGCCAATGCAACATTTGCTACCAATGTCCAGGGGGTGGTTGTCCAAACCAAGAAAAATGTATTCTCTCGATTTTGGACTTGAAAAAGAAGATAAACTGACGGATCAACTACATCTTGATAGCCCTGAGCTACCTCATGACTGGAAAGAGAAGTTCCACATCGTGAACAATAGGGTAAAACCTTATATCCTTGATAGAGAAGATTTTGATTAAAGAGCTGTTTGAGAATCCACCAAAGACTTTCAATATAATCATTATCGCAAGTCACATAGGGATGGTCCATGTCCATCCAAATCCCCATTCGTTCGGTGATCTTTTCCCATTCTTTTATATATTTCCAAATACTTTCCTGGCATTTCTGGTTAAAACGATCAATCCCATAATTTTCTATATCCTGCTTCCCAGAAAACCCCAGCATTTTTTCCACTTCCAGTTCGACAGGAAGTCCGTGGGTATCCCAACCAGCTTTACGAGGGACATAATATCCGCACATGGTTTTATAGCGGGGGATCAAATCTTTCATGCTCCTGCCAATAATATGGCCGGCATGAGGGTACCCGTTGGTGGTTGGCGGTCCTTCATAAAAAATAAAACGTTGGTTCCCTTCTCTATGTTGATAGCTTTTCTGGAATATCTTTTTCTCCCGCCAAAATTCAAGTATCTTTTCTTCGCGAAAACTTAACTCGGAGACTTTTCCTAATGATTCAAACATGTTGTCACCTGCCTGCAGTGATAAGCTGGAAAGATAGTTCGAAAGAACCTTTTTTTTATCTCTATCCGAGAAATACTTAAACAATATAACCGAATTCAGGATTTTTTGCAATTTATTAGGGTTTATAGCTGTCTCTGAAAATGACTCATTTTTTTCTGGATGGGATTCACCGTGGTAAAGTTTCTTAGGAGAAATCCCATCCTTTGCTTTTATTGCTCGGCTTGCGGATTGGATGTTTCTGGATTGGTTTCAGTTGTTGGAGCTTCGGTCACTTCATCTTCGGGAAGGTTTTCCTCGAGAATGGCAATTTCCGATTTATTTTTCATATCTTCGATCATTTTTTCAAATGATTCTTGTTGAACTTTGGGAAGCAGTTTGGAACGGATTTCTTCTTTTACTTCAGCAAGGTCTTTCAGCCGAGGTTGCATATGATCTTCGACTAAGAAAATATGAATGCCATAGTCGGTTTCGATTGATTCGCTCACATTGCCTGGAGCGAGATCAAATAAAATCTTTTCCATCTCCGGATCAAGATCGCCCTTACGAATCATTCCCATCTCTCCACCCGTCTGGGCATCAGGAGATTGAGACTTTTCTTGAGCAACTTGTTCAAAAGGTTTTCCTTCTTTAAGCTCCTTTTGAACTGCATCGGCTTCTTCCATCGAATTCACCATGATATGTCTGGCTTTCACTTGTTCCGCCTCAGTGTAAAGAGTCGGATTCGATGAATATTCTTTTTCGATTTCTTCATCAGAAACCACAGCCTTATCAATTACTTCTCGAGTCACAAATTCTTGAATCATGATCTGTTGGGCTACGTTTTCAATCTTTTTCTTCACATCTGGATCATCAGCCAAACCAAGTTTCTTCGCTTCTTGGACTAAAAGAACTTGACGAATCCATTGCTCTAATAAATCTCTAAATCCTCCTGGAAACTGGACTCGATAATTTTCCGGCATAGTATCCCATACTTCTTTAAGCTCTGCTAAATAAACCGGCTCTCCGTTTACTTCAGCTATGACGACTTGTTCGGTTGCAACCGGCGTTTCGGCATTCTGTGCTTCTTCTACGACACCTTCAGTATTCAAATTATCTTGAGCCATACTTTGGATCGAAAACAAAAAAATACCAATCATAAAAATAATACTGACTATAAAAACTGAATATTTCCCTTTCATTATATATCTCCTTTCGAATCTAATTCATCTTTTTGATCTTCAAATGCTTCAAAACTAAAAGAATCTTCAACGTCCACTGAATTTTTCATATTCCCCCTTTCTTCAGTCAAACTCAACAACAAAGAAAATTTTTCTTCCATTTTTTTTAAATTTTCATTATTTTTATGTATCATCAACGAAATACTTTTCAAACGTTCATTCACAACCCAAAACAATACCAGTCCATACAAAATGAGAATGATGATTAAGAGTCCAAGGATCAAAGGACTAACCTCCCTCCAAGATTTCTTTTTTACGCTATCCCATAATTACTGATCCACTTTTCAGCTCAGTAATTTTCCCAAAACGATTGGTGGAGACATTAATACCAATTAAACAATTTCGAGGAATTACTGAATGAGGAGGAATCTGCGAATTCTTACCAACCAAATTAACACCCCAACTCAGGATATCCGGTCGAAGTCGGTTGGGAGTGTAATCATTTCCTGCTCCTATAATCGAACTCTGCCCCACAATAACATTTTTATCCAATATACTTCTCTCCACCACTGAACCAGCTTTAATTATTGAATCATTAAAAATTATCGAATCGTAAATTTTTACATCTTTTTCAATCACTGCCCCAGGAAAAACAACCGAATGGACCACCTCACCATGGATAACTGTTCCCTCACCAATTATTGATGACTGGACTAAAGCTCCCTTTCCAATCTTGGCCGGAGGATTTTGTGGTCGATTGGTATAAATAACCCAATTCGGATCATACAAGTTAAAACAGGGAAGTGGATCTAATAAATGCATATTCGCTTCCCAATAGGCCTTAATTGTTCCGGTATCAAACCAACAACCATCATAGAAGAAAGCTTGGGTTTTAATTGAATTTAAATTTTCAATAATTACATTCCTAACTAAATCGTATTTCGATTCTTGAACATTTTTTTGTAAACACTCATTTAAAAACTCTAAACGAAAAATATAAATTCCCATGAAAGCAATATTGGTTTTTGGTTGTGATGGTTTTTCTTCAAAACCAAAAACTCGGTTCCCATCATCAACTTCCAAAATACCAAATCGTGTCCGATCTTCAGTTTTTACCCGTGTCACCACCAAGGTAACGTCGGCATTATTATCCAAGTGATAATCCATAAGAGAATTATAATCCATCATATAAGCATGATCTCCGGAAAGCACCAAGAGATGATCCAATCTTTTTCTATTAATAATATTCAAATTCTGATAAATAGCATCTCCGGTCCCACGATACCAGCCTCCAACGGTTTTTCCCAAATAAGGCTGAAGGAGTTCTATCCCGCCTTTTTTTCGGTCCATGTCCCAGGGGCGCCCAACTCCAATATGCTCTATTAACGAACGCGGTTGGTACTGAGTTAAAATACCAACATCATAAATGCCAGAGTTGACACAATTACTCAAGGGAAAATCAATCAATCGATAAAAACCTCCGAAGGGAACAGCTGATTTGGCTCTTTCTATTGACAAAACACTCAAGTGATTCCCTTTCCCACCAGCTAAAATGAGCGCAAATCGAATCGACATCTGGCTCACCTCCTATGCATGACCATTAAACCATTATGGATCTGTGACCATTTGCTGAGAATTTTTATCATCAAACAGCTGCACCCTCAATTTCAGTTGTGGGGCATTAGATCTTATCGGGTATATTTTTTCTGAGAACTTCCGCTGCATCTTCAGGAATTACTGGATTAATATAAAACCCGGTTCCCCATTCAAACCCAGCAACCTTCGTTATAGTGGGTAGCATTTCCATGTGCCAATGATAGCTTTCCAGGTATGATTTTTCTCCCTTTCGTTCAAAAGGAGTGGTATGAAGAATTAAATTGTAGGGAGAATCATTCAGTGACTTTTTCATGGATACCAGGAGTTTTTTCAATATTTCTGATAAATAACTTAATTCTTGATCTTCAGTTTTCATAAAATGAGATACGTGTTTTTTGGGTAATATCCATATTTCATAAGGAAATCGAGGGGCATAGGGAACAAACGCTAAAAAATGATCGTTTTCGACAATCATCCTTTGATTATTATTTTGGTGGTATTGCACGATATCACAAAAAATGCAACGATTTTTTTCTTGATAATATTTATCAGCACCAAGAAGCTCTTCTTTTACCCTTTTAGGAATCACTGGGATAGCAATAAGCTGAGAGTGAGCATGTTGAATCGAAGCCCCCGCTGAAGCTCCTTGATTTTTGAAGATTATACAATAACGAAAACGATGGTCTTTTTCCAAGTTGCGCATTCTTTCCCGATAAACATACATAACTTCAGTAATATGATCCACCGAAAGATCTCCGAGTTCTAAATAATGGTCAGGAGTTTCAATTATCACTTCGTGTGCTCCGGAACCGCTGAGAGATTCGCAAATTCCATCTACACAATGGGCAAAGGGTTCTTCTATTCGCAAAGCTGGAAATTTATTAGGAACTACCCGAACTGTCCAACCCGGTTGATTTTTTTCAGTATGATTACCTCGAATGGAAAAAACCTCTTTCGGAGTGTGTGTTTCCATCCCTTCACAAAAAACACAAGGACCAGGCTTTCGTAGTTCTCCATGTACCCCAAAATCATAAGGTTTTAAACTTCTTTCATTGGCAATAATGACCCACCGGTCTATAACCGGATCTTTTCTCAGCTCCGACATGACTTTCCTCCAAATTTCTTCAAGCTCTTTATTTCCTCGACTAGATTCATTTTTATGAATTAACTATTTGGTAAAATCAAATTTTTAAGGTATCCAATTTTCTTCAGGATGAATGCTTTCTAAAAATCCGACCAATAAATGTATTGCTGCATCTAAATCATCACAATCGATGACTTCGGAGGGAGTATGCATATACCGATTGGGAATGCCTAACAAACCGGTAGCAACGCCTTGACGATTAATTTGAATGCTATTAGCATCTGTCCCAGTGGCACGCGATTCAGCTTGTATCTGATAGGGAATATTTTTTTGATTAGCGATATTGATCAGCTTTTGAAAAATATGAGGATTAATATTTGGACCTCGAGATATAACTGGACCTTTGCCCAAAGACACGTCCCCAATCTTTCTTTTATCTATATCGGGACAATCAGAAGCAAAGGTCACATCAATAGCAATTCCTAAGTGGGGATCGATTCTAAAAGCACTGGTTCTTGCTCCCCTGAGACCAAGTTCTTCTTGAACCGTACTTACACCATATACACCGCACTGCAATCTCTCTTTTTGAACCTTCCGAAGAACCTCGGCAACAACAAAAGCTCCAACTCGATCATCAAAACCTCGACCAGCAACTCGACTTCCAAGGAGTTGGTCAAGACCAACATCCATGGTAATCGGATCTCCTATTTGCACAATTTTGGTAAGTTCTTCTTTATTTTTTGCCCCCACGTCAATCCACTGCTCTTCAATTTTTACCACTTTTTGACGTTCTTTTTCCTCCATCAAATGGATGGGTTTTTTTCCAATTACTCCTCTTACTGGTCCTTGAGAACTATGAATTATGACTCTCTTTCCAGGGGTGACATGGGCATCGATTCCTCCAATTGTTGAAAAATAAATATATCCCTGATCACTGATATATTCCACCATCAAACCGACTTCATCACAATGACCCGCCAACATAACTCGAAACGAAGCATCAGGATGAATAATACCAATAGCATTTCCATGGTAGTCTTTAATAAATCGGTCAACCTTGTCTTGAATTCTTTCTCCAAATATTTTTTGAACCTGTTCTTCAAACCCCGATGGACTAGGAGTTTCAATGAGTTTTTTTAAAAATTCTTCTCGAGATTTTTCCATTTTGATATTCCCTCTTTCTCATACCAACTTAAGTTGAATTCGAACAAAAATGTTAATTAGCTGATTCAATCAGCCATTATATCTCTTAAAGAGAAGAAGTTTTTTTCTTTTGAACCATTCGGGGTGATTTTTTTAAGGTAATTTTAAGGACTTCGTCTATAGTTTTGACTAAATGGAATTTCATTTTTTTTCTTACATCAGCTGGTATATCATCTAAATCATTTTCGTTTTCACGGGGCAGAACAACTTCTTTAATTCCCGATCGATAAGCTGCTAAAGATTTCTCCTTCACTCCACCAATTGGAAGCACTTTTCCAGTAAGGGTTAATTCTCCAGTCATTGCAATGGAATGCTTTACCGGTATTAGCGAAAGAGAAGAAACCATTGAAACAACAAGGGTTATTCCAGCTGACGGACCATCTTTTGGTATAGCGCCAGCAGGAACATGAACGTGAATATCATGTTTTTCGTAAAACTTCTCATCAATTTTCCATTTTTTCGCCCGTTCTCGCACACAAGATAGTGCAATGCGAGCCGATTCTTGCATAATATCTCCCATATTACCGGTTAATATCAAGTTTCCCTTACCCGAGAGAACCGAGGACTCGACAAAAAGGATTTCTCCACCGGTTTGAGTCCAAGCTAAACCGGTAGCAACTCCAACCCGATCCTTCCCAGACATGACCTCATCAAAATAAATCCTTTTCCCTAAATACTTTCTAAGATTTTCTTCATCAACTACAAATGGTCCTTTTTTCCCTGAGGCGACTTCTTTGGCAACTTTTCTGCAAACTGTCGCAATTGTTCTTTCCAGATTTCTGACACCGGCTTCACGGGTGTATTCTCGAATCATTTTTGTTAAAATTTCATCGCTTATCGTAACAGTTTGATCCTCGATACCATTTTCTTTACTCTGCTTGGGTATTAAATATTTGCGAGCAATGGCAATTTTTTCCGGATCGGTGTAACCTGGAATTCGGATGAGTTCCATTCGATCCAACAAAGCTGGAGGAATGGTATCCAGAATATTCGCAGTTGCGATAAAAATAACCTTAGAAAGGTCAAAAGGAACTGCCAAATAATGGTCAACAAAAGTTGAATTTTGCTCGGGATCTAAAACTTCGAGAAGAGCAGCAGAAGGATCTCCCCTGAAATCTAAACCTATTTTATCAACCTCGTCTAACATAAATACCGGATTATTACTTCCTGCTTTTCGGATTCCCTGAATAATCCGACCTGGGAGCGCTCCAACGTAGGTTCGACGATGGCCTCTTATTTCCGCTTCATCCCGTACTCCGCCCAAGGATATTCGTACGAATTTCCTTCCCAACGCCCGGGCAATCGATTTTCCCAATGAGGTTTTTCCCACACCCGGGGGACCAACAAAACAGAGTATTGGACCTTTTAAATCTTTTTTTAAATGACCCACTGCCAAATATTCAAGAATTCTTTCTTTTACTTTCTCCAAATCATAGTGATCTTCGTTCAACACCTTTTCAGCTTTTTTAAGATCTAAACTGTCTTCGGTTCGGATGTTCCAGGGAAGTTCGGTTATCAAATCAAGGTAATTACGAATAACTGGGTATTCGGCTGAAACCGGTGGAATTCTCGATAATCGCTCCATTTCTTTTTCGGCTTCTTTTAAAACTTCTGGCGGGAGCTTGGCTTTTTCAATTTTTTCTTTCAATTCATTTAATTCAATGGTTTTTTCATCCATTTCTCCAAGTTCTCGTTGAATAGCTTTCAATTGCTCTCTTAAGAAATACTCTCGTTGGGTTTTTGCCATCTCCGATTGAATTTGAGTTTGAATCTTGCTGCCAATTTGGAGAATATCCAGTTCTCGAGTTAAATAGTAGTTTACTTTTTTTAATTTTTCGATGAGTTCATTGGTGGATAAAATATTTTGTTTACTTTCAACATCTAAATTTAAGTTCGAAACGACAAAATGGGCTAGTCGTGAAGGTTGTTTGATATTCATCGCAGCAACAAATATTTCTTTGGGAAGATAAGGAGCAAGTTCGACGACCTTTTGAAAAAGAGTTAATATGTTGCGGACTAAAGCTTCAGTTTCATCGGTTTTTATTTCTTCTTCTTTGATGATTTCAATTTTCGCTATGGGATAAGGATCCCATTGAATCCATTCAACAATGCGAAACTTATTTAAGCCAAAAACCAAAATTTGAATAGCATCTTCA
Protein-coding sequences here:
- the lon gene encoding endopeptidase La; this translates as MEEYIDNWFALSEEPSEITDNQNVISESIDQDKKGFDIPETIAVLPLDENVLFPELVMPWVVHGEKWVKLLNDAVLGNKMIGVLTLRTKKEEGDSAVSAQDFYDIGVVGRISRLLKLPEDAIQILVFGLNKFRIVEWIQWDPYPIAKIEIIKEEEIKTDETEALVRNILTLFQKVVELAPYLPKEIFVAAMNIKQPSRLAHFVVSNLNLDVESKQNILSTNELIEKLKKVNYYLTRELDILQIGSKIQTQIQSEMAKTQREYFLREQLKAIQRELGEMDEKTIELNELKEKIEKAKLPPEVLKEAEKEMERLSRIPPVSAEYPVIRNYLDLITELPWNIRTEDSLDLKKAEKVLNEDHYDLEKVKERILEYLAVGHLKKDLKGPILCFVGPPGVGKTSLGKSIARALGRKFVRISLGGVRDEAEIRGHRRTYVGALPGRIIQGIRKAGSNNPVFMLDEVDKIGLDFRGDPSAALLEVLDPEQNSTFVDHYLAVPFDLSKVIFIATANILDTIPPALLDRMELIRIPGYTDPEKIAIARKYLIPKQSKENGIEDQTVTISDEILTKMIREYTREAGVRNLERTIATVCRKVAKEVASGKKGPFVVDEENLRKYLGKRIYFDEVMSGKDRVGVATGLAWTQTGGEILFVESSVLSGKGNLILTGNMGDIMQESARIALSCVRERAKKWKIDEKFYEKHDIHVHVPAGAIPKDGPSAGITLVVSMVSSLSLIPVKHSIAMTGELTLTGKVLPIGGVKEKSLAAYRSGIKEVVLPRENENDLDDIPADVRKKMKFHLVKTIDEVLKITLKKSPRMVQKKKTSSL